GTATCCGACGGAGGTTGGAAAGAACTTCGAGAAGATAACTTCGCTATCCAGATACGCGTAGCCGGCGACGATATCCATTCCTTCCGGCAGCCTTCCGACGAGGGAGAACTGCACGCCCTTCACGAGTTGATTTCCGGCTGCAACGATATTGTTTGAGTTTGTTGGGTCGGTCTCGCGGGCGTTGTTCTTCTCGGTCCTGAACCACGAAGCTTCGGCGAGAAGCCGCTCATTCAGGAAGCTCCACTTCGCGCCGACCTCGTAGGTCTGGTTCTCTTCGGGAGCAGCGGAGCTGTTCGCCAGGCCAATGCTCAAGCTCAACGATTCGGCTGCGGGGTTGAAGCTGGTTCCGTAGTCGAAGTACACGCTTCCTCGGCTGGAGGGCTTGTAGACAAATGCTGCGCGGTAACTTGGCTGCTCATCGATGCGACTGATTGGAGCCACAGGAGCGGTGACGGTTCCACCTGCGGGAGGAGTGGGTTGATATAAATTGTAACCGGTATCGAACCTATCCCATCTCACACCGCCGCTCGCCTCAAACAGTCGCCCGAGCTTGATCGTGTCGACGAAGTAGAGTCCAACGCTCTCCGACTTGGTATGCACAATCGAGGTGATGTACCCTGTTCCCCCGAAGGGCTGCTGTGCATTTGGCTCGATCAGGGTAGCCGTCGGCACGGTGTTGATCTTGTTGATGGTGTAGCTTGTCCTGATCGGGTTCGAGATCTCCTGGCCGCCTTCAACTCCAGCCACCAGGGCGTGCTTTATGCCGAACGTTTTGAAGCGCGCCGAGACCTCGGTCTGGTCCCACAGATCGCCTTCGACGCTCTTTACCTGTATCTGATTCCGGTTGACGATGATCGTGCCCGGATCGCTTGCAGCGGTATAGGCACAGGGTAATGCTGTATTTACCGCGGAGGTGGGCAACGACGACACGAACCCGCCAACCGACACGCTCGCCGGCGCGTTTGAGCAGATCTGCGGCTCAGTGATCTGCGCCTGGCGTGGATAATTGGCTGCCCGCGCAATCGTGTGCAGATTCAGGTTGGGCGAAAATTCGTGTTCGACCTTAAGGGTCAAAATATCGTCGTTCGTGTTCAGGTAGTTCTCATCGGGGAAGCCGTAGTAGTCATGCCGAATCGACCCGGGTGCCACGGCGTTATTGAACCATGGCAGTCCATAGTCCGGCGTGTCGCTCTCGGTCATGTGCAGATAGCTCAGGGTCGCGCGCGTTTGCGTGTTCAATCCGACTGAAACTGTTGGCGCAATACCGAACCTTCGTATCTCCGCGTAGTCCCGTCCGGCGACTCCGCCCTCCTGCCCCATGAGGTTGACACGATAGGCTGTACCGCCCAGCACATCGAGCTCCGGTTCGTTGATGTCTGCCGTGATCCTGCGCGTCTTGTCGGTTCCGAACTGCGTCTGCACATTCACGAACTGCTGCACCACCGGAACCTTGCTCTCCTGATTGATCACGCCTCCGGTTGAACCGCGCCCGAACTGAACTCCGGCCGGACCTTCCAGTGCCTCGACCTGCTCGTAGTTGAACGAATCACGATAGTAGCTTCCGAAGTCGCGGATACCGTCGAGAAAGATATCGTTGCGCGCGGTAAAGCCACGAATCGTCAGATTGTCTCCCTGTGCACCTGCCTCGCCCGCCGCCAAACTGATGCCCGGCACATTGCGCAGAGCATCGCGCAGAGTTGAAACGCCCTGATCCTTCATGACAAACTGCGGCACCACGCTGATGCTCTGTGGAGTATCGATCAGCGGTTCAGTGAATTTCGAGAGCGAAACCGAGTTAGTAACCGAATCAGTTACAGAAACAGTGTCTTTCGCCTGCACCCCAACGAGCATCGTCGTGGCATCCTCCGCACGGTAGTTCAGACCGGTGCCTTCCAGCAGCAGACGCAGCGCTTCATCCTCTCGATATAGCCCCACGACACCCTGCGAGTTGAACCCTGCCACTGTTCCCGCCGGCAGCACGATCTTCACGGTCAGACCGGTGGCCTCCTCAAAAGCCTTCACCGCCGCATCCAACGGGCCTGCCGGAATATCAAACTTCTTCAGCGGCATCGTTGCTTCGGCCGCTCCACTCGCCGCCGGATCTGCCTTCTCGACCGAGGCCATCGCCGTCTTCGTGCCTCCCATCGCCGCATAAGCGGCCAGCGTTCCTGCCGCGATCCACCCGCGACTCCCGCCAATCGGTGCCCGGCTCTTCCTCTTGCTTGGTGTCGTCTTACGCGTCGCCTGCTTCATGCTTGTCTCCCGATAAAGTTCCGTGCTCCGTGAGACCGATCGCGTTCTCTTCTTTTTCAGAACGGCGTCGATCTTCATGTCCATCTGTCAGATCGAAGGCTGAGGGCAAAAACGGGCGCACCTCATCGTCGACCGCTAGTCCCCAAAATCCCCGGCGAGACCTGAATCGCCGGAAAAGTTTTGAGGGGCTTACTGATATGCAATGGAGTTTCGAGCCGAAGTAGAACGATCCGCAGATCGAACCTTATAATGCAGATAATCTGCAGTCACTCGGCTGTAGCTTCCAGGTCCTCGCGGTCTCCGCCAAGAGATATCCCGCGGGGATCTGGTCAAACACTCCAACTCCCAATCAAACTCCTGACATCCAGTCCTGAAGCTGCGATCAGTTGAATATACGACGATATAGGTCCGATATCAAGTGAATAGGCGACAAATTCAGTCGCAATACATGACCATCTTGCGTAGGGTCCGCCACCAGTACATTCCGCCATCAATCCCTATATAAATTCATAGATATTTAGCAATTCTTATTGAAAGTAGGTGTTGGTGATGAGAAGAATAAGGCACTTACGACGACGCGCAGAATCTTGAGTGTTTGGTGGATAAATTGCTCTCTCTATATTCACGCGACCTAATCGAAAAATGACTTCGGTACGCCATTCGATGGCCATCCGCGGTGTTTCGGTTTTGGTCAACCCTTGGAGAGAAGACATGCGACGAATTTCCCTTTTTGTTCCCGCTATAACGATGGCCTTTATAGGCGCTGCATTTGGTCAAACCACTAGCGGAGATTTAGTCGGCACCGTAAAAGATCCATCAGGTGCTGCCATTGCGAGCGCAGCTGTTGTCGTGACCAACGAAGACACTGGCGTGGCTACCAGTGTTAAGGCCGGAACTGCGGGCGAATTCCGTGTGGGCAACCTTCTTCCTGGTAAGTATGATCTCGTCGTAAGTTCTTCAGGTTTTCAGCCGTTTACGCTCCGCGGAATCGTCATCGAGCTCAATAAGACCTCTACTACCAACGTTGGTCTCTCGATTGGCGCCAGCACTACAGTGGAAGTCGCGGCAGAGGCCGGCGCCGCGCTGGATACTACCAGCACCAACCTCACCCAGACCTTTAGCAATGTCGAACTCACCGATCTTCCGTCGACGGCATCGGGTGGGTCGGCCGGCTTCGGCGTGTTGAACGCTTCGCTCTTGAGTCCCGGGGTGGCGTCAAGCGGAGGTATCGGTATCGGCGTAGGACCTTCGATTGGAGGTCAGCGCCCACGCAATAACAACTTCACCATTGAAGGAATTGACAACAATAACAAAGCTGTAACCGGCCCCCTTATCTATCTCCCGAACGATTCGGTTGAGAGCTTTACTCTGATTACAAACCAGTTTTCCCCGGAGTTCGGTCACTCTTCAGGGGGGCAGTTCAACACCAACGTCCTCTCCGGAACGAACAAGTTCCACGGGCGCCTGTATGAGTACTTTCAGAATCGCAATCTGAACGCCGAATCCGGCACTCAGGGCGGAAAGCCCGCCATCAACCCCCGCTACGACAATAACCGCTACGGCGGACAGGTTGGCGGACCGATCTTGCGCGATAAGCTCTTCTTTTTTGTCAACTTCGAACGTAACTCGATTGGGTCGAACCCGGCCATTTTCTCCTGCGTGCCAACCGCCGCAGGACTCACAACTCTTCAGTCGCTGGGTTCGCCTTACGGCCTGAATGGAACCAACCTGGCTCAGTACCTTAAGTACACCCCCGCAGCGACAACGTCGGGGCCAAACGGGACAGGAATTGACGCGTCGGCCGACGTCGCCTGCGGAAGTGAGGCAACAGGGCCGCAATTCCTTACCGTCAACTCAGCGGTTTCAGGTGCATCAACCAATATTCCTTTAGGTAATTACCAGAGCACAGCAAGCACACCGTCAAACTTCGACGTCCTGACAACAAGTGTCGACTACACGATCTCTAACAAAGACAGCTTCCGCGGACGTTATTTGTACAACCGGCTCACTGATACGGATACGGCAACCAATACGGTTCCATTCCCAGTTTTCTTCACGCAACAGCCGTTCCGTTTCCAGCTCGTTGCACTTAGCGAATTTCACACGTTTACACCAAACCTCACCAACGAATTCCGCATTGGCTTCAATCGGTATTCGAACACCGTGACTGCGGGAAACTTTAGCTATCCCGGGCTCGATCAATTCCCCAACCTGGTCTTTGATGATCAAGGCTTTGTCAATCTTGGACCGGATCCGAATGCACCGCAGTTCACGATTCAGAATCTGTATCAGGTCGTCGACAACGTCAGCTATGTTAAAGGAAAGCATACCCTCAAGATCGGATTTGACGGTCGCAAGTACATCTCTCCTCAAGGATTCACGCAGCGAGCGCGAGGAGACTACGAGTGGAATGCCCTCTCAGAGTTTCTTCAGGATCTCGCACCTACGAGCTTCGGAGAGCGTTCTACTGGCAACCTGACCTACTACGGCGATCAGACCGCGCTCTATGGCTATGTCAACGATACCTGGCGGGTTAGCCCCAGGGTTACACTCAACGGTGGCCTTCGGTATGAGTTCACCGCCGTTCCTGTCGGCGAGCGGGCACAAGCGCTGAATTCTGCTGCCTCCGTTCCTGGTCTGATCAGCTTCGGGAAGCCGTCACCAGCCTACAAGAGCTTTGCGCCTCGCTTTGGCGTCAACTTTGCACCCGATGACAAGACGTCTATTCGCGCAGGTTTCGGGCTGTCCTACGATGTGCTGTTTGACAACCTTGGTACCCTCTCCTTTCCTCCGCAGTATTCAGCCACCAATGATGTCGGCAACCCTGGCAACCCTGCACCAGGAGACCCGAACTTCCTCGCGAACGGAGGTCTTCCTCCCGGCAAGGGCGGCATCCTGGTCTTCCCGAACACACCGGCTGGCCTCGCAGATCAGCGCGCGTCCACTGCTGCATACATTCCCAACCAGACGGTCCCCTATTCGGAGACCTACACGCTCACCATTCAGCGCACCTTTGCGACCAACTACACAGCCGAGATTGGATATGTCGGTACCCGAGGCATTCATCTACCGACGCAGATCCAACTCAACATTCAACCGCGGGTCAATGCATCGAATGTGCTTCCCACCTCGTTGAACGGCGGTACTTCGGTCATCGCTCCTGCAGGTGCCAGCACGTTGGCTGCGATCAACAGCCTGTCAAATATCCGCCCGGATTTCCTCGCCGCTGGCTTTACGAGCAAGATGACTTCTTATCAGCCTTATTCCAGTTCCAACTACAACGCTCTGGTTGCGAACGTGACTCGCCAGTTCACCGGTGGATTGCAGACCAATCTTTCCTACACCTACAGCAAGACGATGGATGACGCAACGGCGGAAGTCTTCGCGACTACGCTCACTCCGCGACGTCCACAGAATTCGCAGAACGTAGCGGCCGACTACAGCCGTTCAGCGCTTGACCGTACGCATCGCATCTCGCTCGAAGCGGTCTACGATCTGCAGCTTTACAAGCATGCCCACTCGTTTCTTCTAAGGAATGTCGTTGGTAACTGGACCATTGCACCCATCTACACCTACGAATCGCCCGAGTACGCCACTGTGCTCTCCGGCATCAATTCAAACCTGAACGGCGACAGCACCGCAATCGATCGCTCGATCATCAACCCGAACGGTGTGAAGGGGACAGCAAGTACGGTATCGGCTCAACATGCTACCAATCTCGATAGCCTCTGCACGCCGGGGACAGAAACGACAACTTGCACTGCGAACATCGTCGGCTATGTAGCCGACAACCCAAACGCTTATTACATCCAGGGTGGAAAGGGAACGCTCCCGAACGGTGCGCGTAATACTTTGCCTACTCGTCCAATTAATAACTTCGATATGTCACTTTTGAAGCGCGTCACATTCCGCGAACGATACTCAATCGAGTTCGGAGCGCAGGCTTATAACGTACTCAACCATGCTCAATACACTCCCGGCACGGTGAATAACATCAACTCGACCTCCAATACAACGACGTATATCAACTTCCAAAGGGTTGATAACGCGTTCTTCAATCAGCCCGGCAAGGTCTTCGCCAACAATGCCCGCACAATGCAACTGTCCGGGAAACTCTTCTTCTAACTGAAGATTGCAACAAAAAAGGGATGGGCTAAAGCCCGTCCCTTTTTTTGTCGATAAAACGGCTGCGCTGGCAAAAGTCTGTAAGTCTTGCATTTTCTGCGTGTGTTTGCCCACTTACAATCTGTTTGCCGAGGACCGCTTTACCCCGCCAAATCAAGCATTTATCATGGAAGTACACCATGGCTGATGATCTGTTTCCGCAAGACCCGAAGAACCCTGACGCACCCTCCCCGCAGGACGCGAACTCCAACAACCCTCCCCCCGCAGGATCTCCTCCGGACGGCTCGACCGTCCAGGGCCGGGGTGCTGCGTTTATGCTCTCCATCAATATAGAAGAGGAGATGCGGAGGTCGTATCTCGACTACTCCATGTCCGTCATCATCGGCCGCGCTCTGCCCGATGTGCGCGACGGTCTCAAGCCTGTTCATCGCCGTATCCTCTACGGCATGCAGGAGATGGGTCTCCAGTTCAACAAGAAGTACACCAAGTCCGCCAAGGTCGTCGGCCACGTGATGGGTAACTACCATCCCCATGGCGACTCCGCCATCTACGACACCATGGTCCGGCTCGCCCAGCCATTTTCTCTCCGCTATCTATTAGTAGACGGTCAGGGAAACTTTGGCTCCGTGGACGGTGACTCCGCCGCGGCCATGCGGTACACCGAATCCCGCCTCACCCGGCTTGCCGGTGAGATGCTCGCGGACATCGACTACGACACGGTCGACTTCTCTCCGAACTATGATGAGTCGTCGCTTGAACCTACCGTGCTCCCGGCCCGCATTCCGAACCTTATCGTCAACGGCAGCTCCGGCATTGCCGTCGGTATGGCGACGAACATTCCGCCGCACAATCTCACCGAGATTGTGAACGCGTGTATCTCGCTGCTGCAGAAGTCCCCGCAGGATCATCGACCAGATCTCGACCTCGTCCTGGAGCACGTGCTTGGACCGGACTTCCCGACTGGCGGCTACCTGTTCGGCAAGACGAATATCCCCCAGGCCTACCGCACTGGCCGCGGGCGCTTCATGATGCGCGCCAAAGCGTCCATCGAGAACATCTCCGGCGGGCGTCAGGCCATCATCGTCACGGAGATTCCTTACCAGGTCAACAAGTCCAAGCTCATCGAACGTATCGCCGAACTCGTCAATGAAGGCGTCATCACCGACATCGCACGCGACGAGTTCCGTGACGAGTCCGATCGCGACGGGATGCGCATCGTCATCGGGCTGAAGCGCGGCGCCGAGCACCAGATCGTTCTCAACCAGCTTCATAAGCACACCCAGATGCAGGAGTCGTTCTCGATGATCTTCTTGGCCGTCCATAACGGTCAGCCGAAGGAGCTCCCGCTCGATCAGGCGATCCGGGCGTTCCTCGATCACCGCACAGAAGTAGTCCGCCGCCGGACTGCCTTCCTGCTCGCGAAGGCTCGCGACCGCGAACACATTCTGCTTGGATATCAGATCGCGCTCGATCATCTCGACAACGTCATCAAGATTATTCGCCAGTCGTCCAGCCGTGCCGATGCTCGCGAAAACCTCTTCTCCTACTTCTCGAACAAGCGCATCAACCTGCGCGGTACGGAGCTGCGCGGCGTCACGTTGGACCCGGCTAAGTACGGCGTCGATATGATCTTTAGCACGACCGGCACGTTGATCCTCTCCTACAAACAGATCGACGCGATCCTCGAACTGCAGCTGTACCGCCTCACGCAGCTTTCTATTGATGAGTTGCTCAAGGAACTGGCCGAGGTGCGCGACAACATCACGGAGTTCGAGTCGATCCTTGCTTCACCGGCGAAGTTGCGCAAGGTCATCGTCAAAGAGCTTACCGAGATTCGCGACAAGTATGGCGATGCTCGCCGCACGACCATCATTGATGAGACCGCCGAGCTGCAGCTCGAAGATCTGATCACTGACGAGCAGGTGGCAGTCACGGTGTCCAACACTGGTTATCTCAAGCGCACGCCTATCTCGATCTACCGTCAGCAGCGTCGTGGCGGTACTGGGCGGCTTGGCATGAAGACTCGCGAAGAGGACTTTGTCGCGCAGCTCATCATCGACTCCACGCATGCCTATCTTCTCTGCTTCACAAATACGGGCCGCGTCTACTGGCTGAAGGTGTATGAGGTCCCTGATGTTGGCGCTGCCGGCAAAGGCAAGGCTATGGCTTCGCTGGTCGCGCTGCAGCCTGGGGAGAAGGTGGTGACCATTCTGCCGGTTCGCGATCTGGAAGAGGACTCGAAGTACATCCTGTTTGCGACGCGCAATGGCACGGTGAAGAAGACAGCGTTGAAAGACTTTTCGAATGTGATGGCGCGTGGAATTATCGCGATCAATATTGAGAAGGATGATGAGCTGATCATTGCGCGAATTACGGACGGTCAGCAGGTGATCTTCCTGGCTACGCATGATGGCATGGCTATCCGGTTCAACGAGCAGGACTTACGTCCGATGGGGCGGCCGGCTACCGGTAACCGTGGCATTACGCTGAAGAAGGGGGACTATGTGATCGGGGCGGCAGTTACGCCTTCGAACGAGGCGCGCAACAAGCAACGGCTGGAACGTGCTGCTCAGAAAGGGCTTACGGATCAGGTGGAAGCGGCGATTGACGAGGCTACCGAGTCGACTGAGGGGCAGCCGCTGGAGCTGGCTGAGCCTGGTGAGCTGGCTGCTCCGGTGGCTTCGGCTGAGGTTGCGGCGAAGCTTGAAAAGCTTGATAAACAGCTGGGTTTGACGCCTTGCCTGGTGCTTACGGTGAGTGAGAATGGGTTTGGCAAGCGAACTGATGTGGATCAATATCGCCTGCAGTCGCGTGGCGGTAAGGGCGTTATCAATATGAAGACGACTCCTAAGATCGGCAAGGTTACTAGCATTCAGCTGGTGGATGACACGACGGAGATGATGGTGATCAGCCAGTTTGGGAAGATCATTCGCATTGATACTAAGAGTGTTAGGGCCGCCGGGCGTAGTACGCAGGGGGTTAAGCTGCTGGATCTTGAGGATCAGGATAAGGTGGCGGCGGCTGTGGTGATTCCTCCGGAGGAGGCTAAGACTCAGCCGGAAGAGGGAACTTTGCTGCAGTAGTTTTCTGTTTGCGGTAATTTTTTATGATGTGGTGACGCCCGTTTTTGCTGAGGTTTTTGGCAAAAACGGGCGTTTTCGCGTGGTGAATTGGTGGTGTGGACGTGGTGGATTGCGTGGTGAACGTGGTGTTTTAGCAGCGTGTTTTTTGGGCTCTAAAAATGCGCCACGTCTTCGGGGTTTATTTTTTGGGGTTCCCGTTTTGGGAATGCGGTGGGTGGGAGGCTGCTATTCTTTTCTGGCTTCCGTGTCAGCGCCCTGAAATGAGCGGGCGGGCTGCGTAGGAGAATTTGCCATGAGCAGCAATGAGAAGACGAAGGGCAGCTTCACGCAGAGGGTCAAGCACGAGCTGATTGAGTTCTGGATGATCGCCTTGTACCTGATGTTCTTCTTCTGTGCGCTGGTGACGTACACGATGCTGCTGTTGAAGAAGTATGAGGTCAGCAACGATGTACTGAACTACGGCTTTGCGGTGATGAATGCGCTGGTGATCGGCAAGGTGATTCTGGTGGGGGAGATGATGCGCGTGGGCAGGGGCTACGAGAAGAGGCCGCTGTACCAGTCTGTCCTGTTGAAGTCAATTGTCTTCGCGGGGCTTGTGCTGGTGTTCCATATCCTCGAGGAGACGGTGAAGCGGGTGATTGCGGGGAAGCCGTTTGGTACGGTCTGGCACCATCTGCAGTGGGAGGACATGGTCTCGCGGGCGCTCGTCATCTTCTGCGCGTTCGTTCCGCTGTTTGCGTTCAGGGAGATTCGCCGGGTGCTTGGTGAGGAGAAGCTCTACGCTCTGTTGCGCGGGCGAGGAGTCGCCGACATGCCGGATTCTCCTGTCGGACGCTAGCTGTTGCTGAGCGCAGAATTGCGTAGGCGATCAACGAGATGACGCCCGTTTTTGCTGGTGTTTTTGGCAAAAACGGGCGTTTTCTACGTGGTGTTTTGGTGGTGTAGATGCCGGAGTATTACCAAAACTCGCGTTCTGGGTGGTGTTTTGGTGATGTCTGAAGTGAATTCTTAAACTAGCCGCCGAAGACTGCCATCGTTAAGGATTTTCCGAATGGTATGCCGAAATTCCCCGTTTTGTCACTGAATCCCACAGGATTTGACTCCGAAAAAAACGTAATTTCCTCACGGACTTTTTCGTTAAGGAGAGACTGAAGATAAACGATGAACGCAATCACCTTCGGCGGGCACGCCAAAGCTTCTTGCCGCCTAGGCAGAATCGAATCCACTCCGCATTGGT
This Tunturibacter gelidoferens DNA region includes the following protein-coding sequences:
- a CDS encoding TonB-dependent receptor, producing the protein MRRISLFVPAITMAFIGAAFGQTTSGDLVGTVKDPSGAAIASAAVVVTNEDTGVATSVKAGTAGEFRVGNLLPGKYDLVVSSSGFQPFTLRGIVIELNKTSTTNVGLSIGASTTVEVAAEAGAALDTTSTNLTQTFSNVELTDLPSTASGGSAGFGVLNASLLSPGVASSGGIGIGVGPSIGGQRPRNNNFTIEGIDNNNKAVTGPLIYLPNDSVESFTLITNQFSPEFGHSSGGQFNTNVLSGTNKFHGRLYEYFQNRNLNAESGTQGGKPAINPRYDNNRYGGQVGGPILRDKLFFFVNFERNSIGSNPAIFSCVPTAAGLTTLQSLGSPYGLNGTNLAQYLKYTPAATTSGPNGTGIDASADVACGSEATGPQFLTVNSAVSGASTNIPLGNYQSTASTPSNFDVLTTSVDYTISNKDSFRGRYLYNRLTDTDTATNTVPFPVFFTQQPFRFQLVALSEFHTFTPNLTNEFRIGFNRYSNTVTAGNFSYPGLDQFPNLVFDDQGFVNLGPDPNAPQFTIQNLYQVVDNVSYVKGKHTLKIGFDGRKYISPQGFTQRARGDYEWNALSEFLQDLAPTSFGERSTGNLTYYGDQTALYGYVNDTWRVSPRVTLNGGLRYEFTAVPVGERAQALNSAASVPGLISFGKPSPAYKSFAPRFGVNFAPDDKTSIRAGFGLSYDVLFDNLGTLSFPPQYSATNDVGNPGNPAPGDPNFLANGGLPPGKGGILVFPNTPAGLADQRASTAAYIPNQTVPYSETYTLTIQRTFATNYTAEIGYVGTRGIHLPTQIQLNIQPRVNASNVLPTSLNGGTSVIAPAGASTLAAINSLSNIRPDFLAAGFTSKMTSYQPYSSSNYNALVANVTRQFTGGLQTNLSYTYSKTMDDATAEVFATTLTPRRPQNSQNVAADYSRSALDRTHRISLEAVYDLQLYKHAHSFLLRNVVGNWTIAPIYTYESPEYATVLSGINSNLNGDSTAIDRSIINPNGVKGTASTVSAQHATNLDSLCTPGTETTTCTANIVGYVADNPNAYYIQGGKGTLPNGARNTLPTRPINNFDMSLLKRVTFRERYSIEFGAQAYNVLNHAQYTPGTVNNINSTSNTTTYINFQRVDNAFFNQPGKVFANNARTMQLSGKLFF
- a CDS encoding TonB-dependent siderophore receptor, translating into MKQATRKTTPSKRKSRAPIGGSRGWIAAGTLAAYAAMGGTKTAMASVEKADPAASGAAEATMPLKKFDIPAGPLDAAVKAFEEATGLTVKIVLPAGTVAGFNSQGVVGLYREDEALRLLLEGTGLNYRAEDATTMLVGVQAKDTVSVTDSVTNSVSLSKFTEPLIDTPQSISVVPQFVMKDQGVSTLRDALRNVPGISLAAGEAGAQGDNLTIRGFTARNDIFLDGIRDFGSYYRDSFNYEQVEALEGPAGVQFGRGSTGGVINQESKVPVVQQFVNVQTQFGTDKTRRITADINEPELDVLGGTAYRVNLMGQEGGVAGRDYAEIRRFGIAPTVSVGLNTQTRATLSYLHMTESDTPDYGLPWFNNAVAPGSIRHDYYGFPDENYLNTNDDILTLKVEHEFSPNLNLHTIARAANYPRQAQITEPQICSNAPASVSVGGFVSSLPTSAVNTALPCAYTAASDPGTIIVNRNQIQVKSVEGDLWDQTEVSARFKTFGIKHALVAGVEGGQEISNPIRTSYTINKINTVPTATLIEPNAQQPFGGTGYITSIVHTKSESVGLYFVDTIKLGRLFEASGGVRWDRFDTGYNLYQPTPPAGGTVTAPVAPISRIDEQPSYRAAFVYKPSSRGSVYFDYGTSFNPAAESLSLSIGLANSSAAPEENQTYEVGAKWSFLNERLLAEASWFRTEKNNARETDPTNSNNIVAAGNQLVKGVQFSLVGRLPEGMDIVAGYAYLDSEVIFSKFFPTSVGYPLANVPKQTFNLFVTHRLPLRLNVGLGGNYVASRTASSTVPYVPTAYSGPISYLTATGAPAVHYQVLATELKQVPGYWIFNAMVRRPLTDRLELQANVNNLLNRYYIDLPHPSHLIPGAGANAQIGINFKF
- the gyrA gene encoding DNA gyrase subunit A; translated protein: MADDLFPQDPKNPDAPSPQDANSNNPPPAGSPPDGSTVQGRGAAFMLSINIEEEMRRSYLDYSMSVIIGRALPDVRDGLKPVHRRILYGMQEMGLQFNKKYTKSAKVVGHVMGNYHPHGDSAIYDTMVRLAQPFSLRYLLVDGQGNFGSVDGDSAAAMRYTESRLTRLAGEMLADIDYDTVDFSPNYDESSLEPTVLPARIPNLIVNGSSGIAVGMATNIPPHNLTEIVNACISLLQKSPQDHRPDLDLVLEHVLGPDFPTGGYLFGKTNIPQAYRTGRGRFMMRAKASIENISGGRQAIIVTEIPYQVNKSKLIERIAELVNEGVITDIARDEFRDESDRDGMRIVIGLKRGAEHQIVLNQLHKHTQMQESFSMIFLAVHNGQPKELPLDQAIRAFLDHRTEVVRRRTAFLLAKARDREHILLGYQIALDHLDNVIKIIRQSSSRADARENLFSYFSNKRINLRGTELRGVTLDPAKYGVDMIFSTTGTLILSYKQIDAILELQLYRLTQLSIDELLKELAEVRDNITEFESILASPAKLRKVIVKELTEIRDKYGDARRTTIIDETAELQLEDLITDEQVAVTVSNTGYLKRTPISIYRQQRRGGTGRLGMKTREEDFVAQLIIDSTHAYLLCFTNTGRVYWLKVYEVPDVGAAGKGKAMASLVALQPGEKVVTILPVRDLEEDSKYILFATRNGTVKKTALKDFSNVMARGIIAINIEKDDELIIARITDGQQVIFLATHDGMAIRFNEQDLRPMGRPATGNRGITLKKGDYVIGAAVTPSNEARNKQRLERAAQKGLTDQVEAAIDEATESTEGQPLELAEPGELAAPVASAEVAAKLEKLDKQLGLTPCLVLTVSENGFGKRTDVDQYRLQSRGGKGVINMKTTPKIGKVTSIQLVDDTTEMMVISQFGKIIRIDTKSVRAAGRSTQGVKLLDLEDQDKVAAAVVIPPEEAKTQPEEGTLLQ